From a region of the Cucumis sativus cultivar 9930 chromosome 6, Cucumber_9930_V3, whole genome shotgun sequence genome:
- the LOC101213163 gene encoding monosaccharide-sensing protein 2, with amino-acid sequence MDCHLLSPSRLRMRGAVLVAIAAAIGNLLQGWDNATIAGAVMYIKKEFKLEGDPTTEGLIVAMSLIGATVITTFSGPLSDSVGRRPLMIASSILYFTSGLVMLWAPDVHVLLLARLLDGFGVGLAVTLVPVYISETAPAEIRGLLNTLPQFTGSIGMFLSYCMVFGMSLTKSPSWRTMLGLLFMPSLIYLVLTVMFLPESPRWLVSKGRMNEAKKVLQRLRGREDVAGELALLVEGLGSSEDTSVQEYIIGPATGESSTEKGQIRLYGTEGGQSYIAKPVAGQSSIGIASRHGSIFNQSMPLIDPVVTLFGSVHEKVPGEVGSLRSMLLPNFGSMFNNMTSDQQGKEDHWDMESQKDGDGYASDPEAESEDNLKSPLLSRQTSAAMDKDIVSRRGSSIMMRTNAAGEAVSATGIGGGWQLMWKKTERVDGTGKKEEGYQRIYLHQDGADGHQHGSALSVPGAEMQGEGDCIQAAGLVSQSALRIGSHPIGPEIMRPTDKATKRSSWKEILEPGVKRALFVGIGIQILQQFSGINGVLYYTPQILEQAGVAVLLSNLGLGSTSASLLISALTTLLMLPSIGIAMRLMDVAGRRSLLLSTIPVLIISLIVLVIGSMVDMGSVANATISTISVIAYFCCFVMGFGPVPNILCSEIFPTRVRGLCIAMCALTFWTGDIIVTYSLPVMLNSIGLGGVFGAYAIICIISWIFVFLKVPETKGMPLEVISDFFAVGAKQAD; translated from the exons ATGGATTGCCATCTGCTTTCTCCTTCCAGACTTA GGATGAGAGGAGCTGTTCTCGTTGCAATCGCTGCTGCAATCGGGAATTTGTTGCAGGGTTGGGATAATGCAACCATTGCAG GAGCTGTTATGTACATCAAGAAGGAATTCAAATTGGAAGGTGATCCTACAACTGAAGGGCTAATTGTGGCCATGTCACTAATTGGAGCTACTGTTATTACGACATTCTCAGGACCTTTATCTGATTCAGTGGGTCGTCGTCCTTTGATGATAGCATCCTCGATTCTTTATTTCACTAGTGGTCTTGTTATGTTGTGGGCACCTGATGTTCATGTTCTGTTATTAGCTAGGTTATTAGATGGATTTGGAGTTGGACTTGCTGTTACCTTAGTTCCTGTTTATATTTCTGAGACTGCCCCAGCTGAGATTAGGGGGCTGTTAAACACTTTACCTCAGTTCACTGGTTCCATTGGAATGTTTTTGTCGTACTGTATGGTTTTTGGAATGTCCTTGACCAAATCACCTAGCTGGAGAACGATGCTTGGTCTCCTGTTTATGCCATCTCTTATTTATCTTGTTTTAACTGTTATGTTTCTCCCCGAATCTCCACGTTGGCTTGTTAGCAAAGGCCGAATGAATGAAGCCAAGAAGGTTTTGCAGAGACTTCGTGGGAGGGAGGATGTTGCAGGGGAGCTAGCCCTGCTGGTTGAGGGTCTGGGTTCAAGTGAAGACACATCGGTACAAGAGTACATAATTGGCCCGGCAACAGGAGAATCGAGTACTGAGAAGGGTCAGATCAGGTTGTATGGAACTGAGGGAGGCCAGTCTTATATTGCCAAACCTGTCGCTGGACAGAGTTCAATTGGCATAGCATCACGCCATGGTAGCATTTTTAACCAGAGTATGCCATTGATAGATCCTGTGGTAACTCTCTTTGGCAGTGTCCACGAGAAAGTTCCTGGTGAGGTAGGAAGTTTGCGCAGTATGCTTCTTCCAAATTTTGGAAGCATGTTCAATAACATGACGAGTGATCAGCAAG GGAAAGAAGATCACTGGGATATGGAAAGTCAGAAGGATGGTGATGGCTATGCATCAGATCCTGAAGCTGAATCTGAGGATAATTTGAAGAGCCCATTGCTCTCACGTCAGACATCAGCCGCAATGGACAAGGATATTGTCTCAAGGAGAGGCAGCAGCATCATGATGCGAACAAATGCTGCTGGTGAGGCTGTTAGTGCTACCGGAATTGGTGGTGGCTGGCAACTGATGTGGAAAAAAACCGAGCGAGTTGATGGAACtgggaaaaaagaagaggggTACCAAAGGATATACTTGCATCAAGATGGCGCAGATGGGCATCAGCATGGATCTGCTCTTTCTGTTCCTGGAGCTGAAATGCAAGGAGAGGGAGACTGTATTCAAGCAGCTGGTCTAGTCAGCCAATCAGCACTCCGGATTGGGAGTCATCCTATTGGACCAGAAATCATGCGTCCAACTGATAAAGCCACTAAACGATCATCATGGAAAGAGATCTTAGAGCCAGGAGTTAAACGAGCGTTGTTTGTTGGGATAGGAATTCAGATTCTTCAGCAG TTTTCAGGTATAAATGGTGTACTTTATTACACACCTCAGATTCTAGAACAGGCAGGAGTTGCAGTGCTTTTGTCCAATTTGGGACTTGGTTCAACCTCTGCATCACTGCTTATAAGTGCTCTCACTACATTACTGATGCTTCCTTCCATAGGCATTGCCATGAGACTTATGGACGTAGCTGGTAGAAG GTCTCTTCTGCTATCTACTATTCCTGTACTGATAATATCACTTATCGTACTCGTCATTGGTAGCATGGTGGACATGGGTTCAGTTGCCAATGCAACAATCTCAACCATCAGTGTTATAGCGTACTTCTGTTGCTTTGTCATGGGATTTGGTCCAGTCCCTAACATCCTCTGCTCTGAGATCTTTCCGACTCGAGTTCGAGGCCTCTGCATTGCTATGTGTGCTCTCACATTCTGGACCGGAGACATCATCGTCACCTATTCACTTCCAGTGATGCTTAATTCCATTGGACTCGGTGGAGTTTTTGGTGCCTATGCCATTATATGCATCATTTCTTGGATATTTGTCTTTCTCAAAGTTCCTGAGACCAAGGGCATGCCTCTGGAGGTGATCTCTGACTTCTTCGCAGTGGGCGCAAAACAGGCTGATTAA
- the LOC101212687 gene encoding plant intracellular Ras-group-related LRR protein 4, producing MEVSISPKTTQEVVDEIMKLHRSLPLRPGIEEVEGARVLISNVDKEVQMKLEAIERQTKNQEVPEELFQILLEMQRNFIAFKSKEDKWEALKLLEIEDVYYLFDELLQRASKCVSTPPSISAQTPNAVSSSFYSSSTTNLNRSSAVPSISGSVSTSTTTPSSLLYNSEKGPTKSTTPLFSRDDSYIPKGQPASYMDGFGARPGVSSSPLIRDPSLKLATSSGENGEKYNLMALASVIEKAKKGSSALDLRNKLMNQVEWLPESIGKLTNLVSLDLSENRLATLPEAIGALSQLEKLDLHANKLSELPSSFTDLASLVYLDLRGNQLVSLPVSFGKLIHLEELDLSSNMLTSLPESIGNLVKLRKLNLETNNIEEIPHTIGRCASLRELTADYNRLKALPEAVGKIETLEILSVRYNNIKQLPTTMASLANLRELDVSFNELESVPESLCFATNLVKMNIGNNFADLQSLPKSIGNLEMLEELNISNNQIRFLPDSFRMLTRLRVLRAEENPFEVPPRHIFEKGAQAVVQYMIDLHENRNVRTEPVKRRKRRWWHMFNSCNSNQRQSDPINHMRA from the exons ATGGAGGTGTCAATTTCTCCTAAAACAACACAAGAAGTGGTGGATGAGATTATGAAACTCCACAGATCTTTGCCTCTCAGACCTGGAATTGAAGAAGTTGAAGGGGCTAGAGTTCTAATCAGCAATGTAGATAAAGAAGTCCAAATGAAACTCGAAGCCATTGAAAGACAAACGAAGAATCAAGAAGTCCCAGAAGAGCTTTTCCAGATCTTGCTCGAGATGCAAAGGAATTTCATCGCTTTCAAAAGCAAAGAAGATAAATGGGAAGCATTGAAATTGCTGGAAATTGAAGATGTCTATTACCTGTTCGACGAATTGCTTCAAAGAGCTTCAAAGTGTGTTTCTACTCCTCCTTCAATCTCAGCACAAACTCCCAATGCCGTCTCCTCTTCTTTCTATTCATCTTCTACCACTAATTTGAATAGAAGCTCAGCTGTTCCTTCTATTTCTGGGAGTGTCAGTACTTCAACCACAACCCCTTCAAGCTTGTTGTACAATTCTGAGAAAGGACCCACAAAATCCACCACTCCATTATTCTCTAGAGATGACAGTTATATCCCAAAAGGCCAGCCAGCGTCTTATATGGATGGATTTGGAGCTAGACCAGGCGTTTCTTCTTCACCCCTTATAAGAGATCCATCCTTAAAACTTGCAACTTCTTCAG GTGAAAATGGtgaaaagtataatttaatggCTCTGGCTAGTGTTATTGAGAAAGCAAAGAAAGGAAGTAGCGCTCTTGATCTAAGAAACAAGCTGATGAACCAAGTAGAATGGCTTCCTGAGTCTATAGGGAAGTTGACTAATTTGGTTTCTTTAGATTTATCTGAGAATCGTCTGGCAACTCTGCCAGAAGCCATTGGAGCTCTTTCCCAATTGGAGAAATTGGATTTACATGCCAACAAGCTCAGTGAACTTCCAAGCTCATTCACAGATCTTGCTAGTTTGGTCTATTTGGACCTCAGGGGAAACCAATTAGTATCTCTGCCTGTTTCTTTTGGGAAGCTGATTCATCTTGAGGAGCTTGATCTCAGTTCAAATATGCTCACTTCACTTCCGGAATCCATTGGTAATCTTGTGAAGttgagaaaattgaatttggaaACCAATAATATTGAGGAGATCCCTCATACGATTGGTCGGTGTGCGTCTCTACGTGAGCTGACTGCTGATTATAACCGGCTTAAAGCACTGCCTGAAGCCGTAGGAAAGATTGAGACTCTAGAGATATTGTCTGTACGTTACAATAACATCAAACAATTGCCAACAACCATGGCCTCTCTTGCCAATCTGAGGGAGCTTGATGTAAGTTTCAATGAGCTTGAATCTGTGCCAGAGAGCTTATGTTTTGCCACCAACCTTGTCAAGATGAACATCGGAAACAACTTTGCTGATCTGCAATCGCTTCCTAAGTCTATCGGGAACCTAGAAATGCTCGAAGAACTGAATATTAGCAATAACCAGATACGGTTTCTTCCTGATTCCTTCAGAATGCTGACTCGCCTTCGAGTCCTCCGAGCAGAAGAGAATCCTTTCGAAGTACCCCCAAGACATATATTCGAAAAAGGCGCACAG GCTGTTGTTCAATACATGATTGATCTACATGAGAATAGAAATGTCAGAACAGAACCAGTTAAGCGAAGAAAAAGGAGGTGGTGGCATATGTTCAACTCATGCAATTCAAACCAAAGGCAGAGTGATCCAATAAACCACATGAGGGCTTAA